The sequence TATAGACATACagatgtttttaattgttgttttaatatgaGAAGAACTGTGttacaatttatataaatcaATACAATTTTGAGTTGATTCTTACAGCTTTGCTGTGCTGAAAGTCCTTTGGTGTTCCCAGACATACCAGCATTAAAAATTTTCTTATTACGCTGTATTATCACAGTTCTTTCATTCAAATTTTTTATCATCTTCTCCATAGTAACTATTAGATTTAAAAGGTGAAAAAGgctatattgtttttgaaaatgggAATGGGATAGTTATATTTCTGAATAGATTACCTTTAGGTACCTTTTTATTCTTAACACTTGTAGTTATTATTACTCGTAGTTGTTATTATAACGCTTTCTTTCCTTTGGGGCACACACCCATTCTGTTTACGCACTGAAAACCAGGAAGTATTGAATTCAAGAGAAATGAAACCTAAGTGACCACCAAACGCGTACTTCAGCCTCAATACATCCGCGCCGCTGTTCATATCTGAGTAGTGTTCCTGTCGAAGTAGGTAAGGACTTGAAAGGATCCAAAGATAACTGCTTTGTCATATTGTCATATCTGCTTTTAAAAAGAAGTCAcgtgaaattatttatttgtgtgtgtgtgtgtgtgtgtgtgtgtgtgtgtgtgtgtgtgtgtgtgtgtgtgtgtgtgtgtgtgcacagtaaACTGAGCATTTCTACTTCTGTATGTTGTAAGAGGCTTGGTGAAACAAAAGTATTGTTGAAACTGAATAATTTTAATCGGTTACAAAGTATACTACAAAAACTACACTTATTATGCcacacatttcatatttctgtagTTATAGTGATTAAAAAGACTATTCTGAACTAAATACAAGTTCTATTGACAACATTTGTCTGCTGTTGATTTGCATAGAACATAATTTGTTCTCACAGTTAAAAAGCAGTGATTAAATAGGTTACCATTagctgtggaaactttacactcaAATAAATGTTTGGTTAGGTGCCTGGACTTTGTAAAAATCTTTATAGAGTATTCatacttttacttttttcaacttttacaCACCTGTTTGTTCACTGTGTATGACTGGAATGGAAATGAATCAAAATGAcactaaatgtattaaaatgaaataaaactataaagtACATATGCAAATCTTTTTAGGTAGACTAGATTGTCTATCCATTTTCCTATTGCTGTTTACTGGAATTCTGACtaaatatatttgacaaataatatgttttcttGGCAAAACAGCCCATTTACAGGATAGAGGCTGAGAATCTGTTCATCTTTGAGAAGACTGCAAAGAAATGGCTGAGTCTGCAGCGAGTCAGTGTGAGGATCAGTTCATCTGTTCAGTCTGTTTGGATCGGCTGAAGGAGCCGGTGAcgattccctgtggacacagttactgtatgagctGTATTACTGACTGCTGGGAGCAGAAGGAGCAGGAGCCGCCGTACAGCTGTCCCCAATGCAGAGAGAGCTTCAGTCAGAGACCTCTACTGAAGAAGAACACTCTGATAGCGGAGATGATGGAGACGCTGCAGCAGAAGACGTCTCTACAAACGGCTGCTGTGGAGTGTGATGTTTGCACTACAGAGAAGAGCAGAGCTGTAAAGTCCTGTCTGCAGTGCTTGGCCTCCTTCTGTCAAACTCACCTGCAGCTTCACTATCAATCTCCTGCGTTTATGAAACACAAACTAGTCGATGCGTCCAGAAACATTCAGGAGAACATCTGCCTCAGTCATAAAAAACCTCTGGATATTTACTGTCAGGATGACGGTCAATGTGTTTGTTATTTGTGTATGATTGATAACCATGCTGGCCACAGAGTGGTGTCTGTGGATTCAGAATGGACTAGTAAAAAGGTATATATTTATCtatcaatgaaaaaaacatacaaatattgtaataataataatactataagttctaattattatttttatattacataaatgtataGGCTGTAGTTTTGATTCACCTTGTTAAACTTTTTTATCAAACAGGAATGTCTGTTTTtacctttttagttttttttttttttttgttaacatccTCAGAAAGAGTTAATGGAGAAAAAGGCTGTATGTCAAAAGCTAATCGAGGAGCGTGAGAGAGGTCAGCAAGATCTCAGTGAAGCTGtgaagttctttaaagtatgtttctttatgtgttctttcattttattaaagaCTAAAGTTTGTTTAAAACACGCTCACCAAAACTGTGTTATTTTGGCTACTGTGCTAAATTGAGTCACAGCAATGATCTGCATGATCACAGTTTTGTGTCTCCAACAGAGTTCAGCAGAAGAGGCCGAGGAGAACATTGAGAAGGTCATCACTGAGCTCATCTGCTCTCTGGAGAAGAAACGCTCTGAGATTAAAGAGCAGATTAGAGATCAGGAGAAGACTGAGACAGATCGAGCAGAGGAACTTCACAAACATCTGGATCAAGAGCTGACAGAactcagaaaaacacaaacagagattgaGAAACTTCTGATTACTGATGATCAGATCCATTGTCTGAAGGTACTGATGCAGAAAGGTTGAGAATCTGAAAATGAAGCACTAATGCTTGTTTTGGAAAGATTTGTTGTGCTTCACAAAATAAGTCTGAATTATTTATGTCTCATTTCAGAgctatcagtctgtgtgtgttttacccaCATTTGAAGACGTTCCCAGCTTCACTCAACACACTCATCtgtcttttaaagacatttcaatcTCAGCATTCAGAGAGGTTTTGGAGGACGTCTGTCAACAGCAAACAGACAGAATATCTCGAGAAGGTTtgaatgttttaatatgttgtatTGTCCGTCATAACACTGGTCTGCatcatttttttctgaatgaaatccagaagttTCTTGCTAATTTTGGGGTGCTGCTTCCAAGAATTATGGATGTTTTGCTTGAGCATGTCACAGTTTCTcaaaaaatatgatgcatttcatagaatttgttttctttttaacaacCATTTGTAAGGTGAAGAAGTCTAATCCCTTAATCTCCGGAAAAAACACCACAAAGACATGATTCCCTTGATCCACTGagcattttacaattattaaagggatagttcacccaaaaatgaaaattctgtcattaattactcaccctcgtgtcgttctaaacctgtaagaccttcgatcatcttcagaacacgaagatatttctgatgaaatccaaaagctctctgaccctcccataaacagcaagggtccttacacgatcaagactcagaaacgtagcaaggagattgttaaaataatccatgtgacatcaaccataatgttataaagctacgagaatactttttgtgtgcaaataaaacaaaaataatgagtttattcaacaattttcaCATATGCAACGTATGTTCACAgatacattgtttacattcagatcaaagcgtaaacaacataaacaacatatcAGCGtatggtgctgctgacacagaacagcatgcGTTGTTTACGTATGTTATACGAGTTTGTGATATAGTGTGGTGGTGTATTGTGGTGTAGGTTTGAGGaggacaaaaagtattctcgtagcttcgtaaaattacggttgaaccttttcacatggattattttaacaatctccttgctatgtttctgagccttgattgtgttagttcccttgctgtctatggagggtcagagagctcacggatttcatcaaaaatatcttactttgtgttcctggctgtctatggagggtcagagagctcacggatttcatcaaaaatatgcaaatcagcgtttttttttttttttttgtagatgcatAGCTGTGTAATGATAGGATTAACCCACTGAGTTAATCATAAGTTTGTTTCTTGCTGTCTCTTTAGTGTCATGTGTTCATGTTGTAAAGCCTTTAGAGCCAAAGACTCCAGatgattttttgcagtgtaagtaGAGCAAACACTCATCAATTGATAAATATCAGTGGAAATGATCGGTTACAATGTGACCATTTTGGAAACAAAgtaaattttgtttaatatttgtttttgtccaTTCATCCTTCTCAGATTTCTGTCAACTTCGCCTGGATCCCAACACTGCACACAAAAACCTCAAACTGTCAGAAGATAACAGGAAAATATCATATTCAGAAGTAGTCCAGCAATATCCTGATCACCCAGAGCGATTTGATAAGTTTCCATACATCATGTGTAGAGAGGAATTGTGCGGtcgctgttactgggaggttgaGTGCAGTGGTAAAGACTGGGCTGTAGCAGTTTGTTACAAAGGATTTGGTCGTAAAGGAAACAGTGATGACTGTAGGCTTGGCTCCAACAAAATATCCTGGAGATTGTCCCACAACCGTTTCATTCATGACAATAAACAAGTCCCAATCCCTGCTCTCCCCTCCTCTAGAATAGGAGTGTATCTAGATCACAaagcaggaactctgtccttctacagcgtctctgacacaatgactCTCCTGCAcagagtccagaccacattcactgaacctcTCTACCCTGCAttttatactaatattaatacatCTGTCAGGATCATAGAGCAGAGCAGAGGAGAGCTTAGGTAGACTGTTGATTACAATTTAGATTTTGAATTCTTAAAGTaagtatgtaaaaataatttagattttgaatTCTTAAAATAAGTatgtaaaaatgaatgcatttacatcAAAATGTAGTTTGTAGTTTGGTTAAACAATGAAGAGGCCTAAAGAACACTCACTTAAAACTCTTAAATtagacaagaaaaaaatgcattttatcattacattttctgaaatcaGATGTTacagtggtttgtgtgtgtgtgtgtgtgtgtgtgtgtgtgtgtattatcttGGCATCTGAAAGATCTCTTCAGCAAGGTTGTTATTTACTGCATCTCATAATAATCCACGTCTAAATCCACTATGAAGTTTATTATCAGGCCGCAATAAGTCAGAATAAGTGAAGAAAAATGGCCAGCTGCAGAATCTTGTCAACTACTCTATATTTACATCTCACATGGTTgagaaaataatcatattttgtgcATCACACGTGTATTAAATGCAGTAgctattttgtttttctattactATAAGGACCTTCTTATAATGAGCCAAATTCTAAACCTAACAAgtcaatattgtttaaaaattagcATAACTTGTCTCGGATAATGGTTGACTTGgaattcactttatttatttttttaagtgtttcataACTACATTTTATGATGGTGAAACTTTATAAAAGAGCTGCAAAAAAAACTCATCCTGTCAGTGTGTACTGTAGTAATTCTgtatctttaattgaaaaatgtttatatgtttttcctTGGCTAAACGCATCATTAGAAATATAATGATCTTgatcaaataaaaccaaattaaatattgcatttgtgtttaaaaacattcatttgatttcaaagttgaaatatgtgaccctggacctcaaAACCTTTAGTCTTAAGTTGCACGAGTATATTTGTAGCActagccaaaaatatattgtatgggtcaaaattattgatttttattttatgccaaaaatcaataggatattaaataaagatcatgacTTAcaaagttgctggggtatatttgtagcaatagccaaaaatacattgttttttgattcgtaatatgcattgctaagaacttcatttggacaactttaaaggtgattttctcaatatttagattttttttttttttttttgcaccctcagattccagattgtcaaatagttgtatctcaggtgaaaatattgtccgatcctaataaaccatacatcagtggaaagcttatttactcaatttcgaaaaattgacacttaagactgattttgtggtccatggtTACATATGGCTGTGAAAATCCTCAAGAATCCTTGATCTGCATGAGATTGTCTGTGATTGTTGCTTATCTCCACAGCAGCTGAATGAATATCTGCTTTAATCAGAATCAaaaagcattactttttaaacaagAAATTATTCCTGGCAGGTTTGATGCCAGTGTCATTCTTCAGCCAACACTGATTTAATCATTTTACACACAGAAGGCTGGAAGTGTGTTAAAGCAGTTAAAACAAAGAAACGTGTTTTATCTGTTATTAGACACATTATTCAAGTAGtctgattatcagtgttgaaatataCATATGATACTGAGCGAAGTACAGAGGGAGGAGCAACAAACCTGCAAAGTCACGGCCTCACAAACAATATGTTTATAATCTCCTTCACACTCCTGATCTTTACTTTCTCTCTCGCAACATGAACACATCTGCACACTGAAAACCAGGAAGTGTGTGGATTCAAGAGAAACAAAACCTAGTCCCTGCTACACGATTTCCTCTATTTTGGCTGAAGCTGTAGAGGAgcaaatattttacttttgttttatgtcAAAGCAGGTAAGAACTTAATAGAATCCTTAAATAATGAGTTTAATGTCTTTTTGCTTGCGGTAAAAAAAGAGCATTCAGTTATTATTGTATGCTTGATAATTATATGTTAGTCTGTGTGGTGTATGTTTATTCTTTTGGTTACAAGTGAAGCATTTTGGATTATTGTTTAATACACAAATCTGTAAGCAAATTGTAGATTTGTAGACGTGCTTTTTCATTAATGATTTACATGTGGATTTATGTTCTCTTTCTTTATTGATTTACTTCTAGCAGAGCAGTTTGTATTAGAGGTATAAACTATCTGCAAAGAAATGGCTGAATCTGCAGCGAGTCAGTGTGAGGATCAGTTCATCTGTTCAGTCTGTTTGGATCGGCTGAAGGAGCCGGTGAcgattccctgtggacacagttactgtatgagctGCATTACTGACTGCTGGGAGCAGAAGGAGCAGGAGCCGCCGTACAGCTGTCCCCAATGCAGAGAGAGCTTCAGTCAGAGACCTCTACTAAAGAAGAACACTCTGATAGCAGAGATGATGGAGACGCTGCAGAAGACGTCTCTACAAACGGCTGCTGTGGAGTGTGATGTTTGCACTACAGAGAAGAGCAGAGCTGTAAAGTCCTGTCTGCAGTGCTTGGCCTCCTTCTGTCAAACTCACCTGCAGCTTCACTATCAATCTCCTGCGTTTATGAAGCACAAACTAGTCGATGCGTCCAGAAACATTCAGGAGAACATCTGCCTCAGTCATAAAAAACCTCTGGATATTTACTGTCAGGATGACGGTCAATGTGTTTGTTATCTGTGTATGATTGATAACCATGCTGGCCACAGAGTGGTGTCTGTGGATTCAGAATGGACTAGTAAAAAGGTATATAAGTGTatatcaatgaaaaaaacatacaaatattgtaataataataatactataagttataatttttttttatattacataaatgtataGGCTGTAGTTTTGATTCACCTTGTTAAACTTTTTTATCAAACaggaatgtctgtttttttttgttaacatccTTAGAAAGAGTTAAAAGGGATCAAGATGGCTTGTCAAAAGCTGATCGAGGAGCGTGAGAGAGGTCAGCGGGAACTCAGTGAAGCTGTGAAGCACCTTAAGGTatgttttttaagcttttttttttattttttttttttttagagttgtaTTACAAACTAATGTTGGTTGGAaacacagatattttaaattcaataaagGTAGATGGTGACCTGAggctttcaagctccaaaaatgtttaaaaaatagtttggAAGGATTTACTAAAAAGAGCTGAGTCACAGCAATGATCTGCATGTTCATAGTTTTGTGTCTCCAACAGAGTTCAGCAGAAGAGGCCGAGGAGAACATTGAGAAGGTCTTCACTGAGCTCATCTGCTCTCTGGAGAAGAAACGCTCTGAGATTAAAGAGCAGATCAGAGATCAGGAGAAGACTGAGACAGATCGAGCAGAGGAACTTCACAAACATCTGGATCAAGAGCTGACAGAactcagaaaaacacaaacagagattgaGAAACTTCTGATTACTGATGATCAGATCCATTGTCTCAaggtaatcatttttatttttgtgtgagaaCCTTCCAAGAGACAACAAATTATCATAGATGCATGTTTGTTCTCTCTcattgaactgaaaaaaatatgtctgaattatttatgtcttatttcagagctgtcagtctgtgtgtgttttacccaCATTTGAAGACGTTCCCAGCTTCATTCAACACACTCATCtgtcttttaaagacatttcagtCTCAGCATTCAGAGAGGTTTTGGAGGACGTCTGTCATCAGCAAACAGCCAGAATATCTCAAGAcggtattattttaaaaacagtttttagtttaaaaggtGTTGAATCATTTGTCATTTATAAGAATCTATAAATTAGCCATTTGATTGTTTCTTACCCCTTCTTTAGTGTCAAACATTCATATTTCAGAGTCTCCAGAACCTAAAACTCCAAatgattttttgcagtgtaagttGAGTTTTATACATTCATTCCTCACAGAATTGCTGAATGATTGTTAAATATATCTGTTATCCATTTCTGTCATcttttgaaaaatctaaaataaatgcatcagATTTTGGTTAtcattaaatgtatcattttgagcAGAGGGCTGGTAGAGGACAGTACttcatttgaatattaattttgtcCCTCCATCTTTATTAGATTTCTGTGACATTCGCCTGGATCCACACACTGCACACGAATGCCTCTTCCTGTCAGAAAAGAACAGAAAggcttcatttttaaatgaaatccgGAGATCATATAAAAACACAGCGCAGTTTGACTGTTTTCCTAATGTCCTGTGTATGAAGGGTTTGAGCGGtcgctgttactgggaggttgaGTGCAGTGGGAGCGACTGGTCTGTAGCAGTTTCCTACAGAGGAATTGGTCGTAAAGGACGAAGTAATGACTGCAGACTTGGGTTTAATAACAAGTCCTGGAGACTGACCCACTGTCGCCAGGATTTCTATGTCAGACATGATGATAAACAAGTCAATCTTTCTCCTTTCCCCTCCTTTAGAATAGGAGTGTATCTGGATCATAaagcaggaactctgtccttctacagcgtttCTGACACAATGACCCTTCTTTACACATTCCAGACCACTTTCACTGAACCCCTCTACCCTGCATTTGGGATTGGAGAAGGTTTTATCAGGATCATAGGGCAGAGAAGAATTCTCAAATCCCACAAATAAAAGACGAGCAAAATTTCACTATGTTCACTATGTTCTTATGTACTCTGAACGATTAAACCCAAGACTGTAGTTCATCGTTAAGACAAATGGTGTCAACTTTAGCTTGTCTATTCATTTTAATGTGAACTGATTCTCAAAGTAAAGCCTTCTGCGGTGGCTTTGCTATTGTAGTTCTGTTTcatggttttctttttcttttttttttggtgagggtttatataaacaaatataatctCTGTGTATTGTCtttatatgtttgtattataCCCTGCATGAACATATTATTAGGGTATGTAAATGCATACTTCACATTTGCATTCTACCTTCTTATGGGAAGCAATTATAGCATATACA is a genomic window of Cyprinus carpio isolate SPL01 chromosome B15, ASM1834038v1, whole genome shotgun sequence containing:
- the LOC109052688 gene encoding tripartite motif-containing protein 16-like isoform X2, yielding MAESAASQCEDQFICSVCLDRLKEPVTIPCGHSYCMSCITDCWEQKEQEPPYSCPQCRESFSQRPLLKKNTLIAEMMETLQKTSLQTAAVECDVCTTEKSRAVKSCLQCLASFCQTHLQLHYQSPAFMKHKLVDASRNIQENICLSHKKPLDIYCQDDGQCVCYLCMIDNHAGHRVVSVDSEWTSKKKELKGIKMACQKLIEERERGQRELSEAVKHLKSSAEEAEENIEKVFTELICSLEKKRSEIKEQIRDQEKTETDRAEELHKHLDQELTELRKTQTEIEKLLITDDQIHCLKSCQSVCVLPTFEDVPSFIQHTHLSFKDISVSAFREVLEDVCHQQTARISQDESPEPKTPNDFLQYFCDIRLDPHTAHECLFLSEKNRKASFLNEIRRSYKNTAQFDCFPNVLCMKGLSGRCYWEVECSGSDWSVAVSYRGIGRKGRSNDCRLGFNNKSWRLTHCRQDFYVRHDDKQVNLSPFPSFRIGVYLDHKAGTLSFYSVSDTMTLLYTFQTTFTEPLYPAFGIGEGFIRIIGQRRILKSHK
- the LOC109052688 gene encoding tripartite motif-containing protein 16-like isoform X1, which translates into the protein MAESAASQCEDQFICSVCLDRLKEPVTIPCGHSYCMSCITDCWEQKEQEPPYSCPQCRESFSQRPLLKKNTLIAEMMETLQKTSLQTAAVECDVCTTEKSRAVKSCLQCLASFCQTHLQLHYQSPAFMKHKLVDASRNIQENICLSHKKPLDIYCQDDGQCVCYLCMIDNHAGHRVVSVDSEWTSKKKELKGIKMACQKLIEERERGQRELSEAVKHLKSSAEEAEENIEKVFTELICSLEKKRSEIKEQIRDQEKTETDRAEELHKHLDQELTELRKTQTEIEKLLITDDQIHCLKSCQSVCVLPTFEDVPSFIQHTHLSFKDISVSAFREVLEDVCHQQTARISQDVSNIHISESPEPKTPNDFLQYFCDIRLDPHTAHECLFLSEKNRKASFLNEIRRSYKNTAQFDCFPNVLCMKGLSGRCYWEVECSGSDWSVAVSYRGIGRKGRSNDCRLGFNNKSWRLTHCRQDFYVRHDDKQVNLSPFPSFRIGVYLDHKAGTLSFYSVSDTMTLLYTFQTTFTEPLYPAFGIGEGFIRIIGQRRILKSHK
- the LOC109052688 gene encoding tripartite motif-containing protein 16-like isoform X3, yielding MAESAASQCEDQFICSVCLDRLKEPVTIPCGHSYCMSCITDCWEQKEQEPPYSCPQCRESFSQRPLLKKNTLIAEMMETLQKTSLQTAAVECDVCTTEKSRAVKSCLQCLASFCQTHLQLHYQSPAFMKHKLVDASRNIQENICLSHKKPLDIYCQDDGQCVCYLCMIDNHAGHRVVSVDSEWTSKKKELKGIKMACQKLIEERERGQRELSEAVKHLKSSAEEAEENIEKVFTELICSLEKKRSEIKEQIRDQEKTETDRAEELHKHLDQELTELRKTQTEIEKLLITDDQIHCLKSCQSVCVLPTFEDVPSFIQHTHLSFKDISVSAFREVLEDVCHQQTARISQDDFCDIRLDPHTAHECLFLSEKNRKASFLNEIRRSYKNTAQFDCFPNVLCMKGLSGRCYWEVECSGSDWSVAVSYRGIGRKGRSNDCRLGFNNKSWRLTHCRQDFYVRHDDKQVNLSPFPSFRIGVYLDHKAGTLSFYSVSDTMTLLYTFQTTFTEPLYPAFGIGEGFIRIIGQRRILKSHK
- the LOC109103420 gene encoding tripartite motif-containing protein 16-like, which gives rise to MAESAASQCEDQFICSVCLDRLKEPVTIPCGHSYCMSCITDCWEQKEQEPPYSCPQCRESFSQRPLLKKNTLIAEMMETLQQKTSLQTAAVECDVCTTEKSRAVKSCLQCLASFCQTHLQLHYQSPAFMKHKLVDASRNIQENICLSHKKPLDIYCQDDGQCVCYLCMIDNHAGHRVVSVDSEWTSKKKELMEKKAVCQKLIEERERGQQDLSEAVKFFKSSAEEAEENIEKVITELICSLEKKRSEIKEQIRDQEKTETDRAEELHKHLDQELTELRKTQTEIEKLLITDDQIHCLKSYQSVCVLPTFEDVPSFTQHTHLSFKDISISAFREVLEDVCQQQTDRISREVSCVHVVKPLEPKTPDDFLQYFCQLRLDPNTAHKNLKLSEDNRKISYSEVVQQYPDHPERFDKFPYIMCREELCGRCYWEVECSGKDWAVAVCYKGFGRKGNSDDCRLGSNKISWRLSHNRFIHDNKQVPIPALPSSRIGVYLDHKAGTLSFYSVSDTMTLLHRVQTTFTEPLYPAFYTNINTSVRIIEQSRGELR